A window of the Limanda limanda chromosome 8, fLimLim1.1, whole genome shotgun sequence genome harbors these coding sequences:
- the miox gene encoding inositol oxygenase isoform X3 has protein sequence MRREGPDPSLAYRLNLEKNDNTDYRIFEGPDPSLAYRPNLEKNVNKEKEDFRNFETGSLIDRVFRTYKLMHTNQTLDFVKKKHLEWTGCSHSQMGIMDAVMSLDQVVDESDPDVDFPNSFHAFQTAEGIREAHPDKDWFHLVGLIHDVGKIMALWDEPQWAVVGDTFPVGCKYQNSIVFRDTTFLENPDDKDPSCNTEYGIYEPNCGLDKVLMSWGHDEYLYRVLKFNKCQIPEEGLYMIRFHSFYPWHSGGDYMHLCNDKDLSMIPWVQEFNKFDLYTKTTDMPDVDELKSYYQSLIDKYCPGILKW, from the exons ATGCGCAGGGAG GGTCCAGACCCATCTCTGGCATATCGGCTGAACTTGGAGAAGAATGACAACACAGACTACAGAATCTTTGAG GGTCCAGACCCATCTCTGGCATATCGACCGAATTTGGAGAAGAATGTAAACAAAGAGAAGGAAGACTTCAGGAACTTTGAG ACTGGAAGCCTCATTGACCGAGTCTTCAGGACGTATAAGTTGATGCACACCAACCAAACCCTGGACTTTGTAAAGAAAAAG CACCTTGAGTGGACCGGCTGCAGCCACAGTCAGATGGGGATAATGGACGCTGTCATGTCCCTGGACCAGGTGGTGGATGAGTCCGACCCTGACGTGGACTTCCCCAACTCCTTTCACGCCTTCCAGACCGCAGAAGGCATCCGCGAAGCCCACCCTGACAAAG ACTGGTTCCACTTGGTGGGTCTGATTCATGATGTCGGGAAGATCATGGCTCTTTGGGACGAACCTCAG TGGGCTGTAGTGGGCGACACCTTCCCTGTGGGATGCAAGTACCAAAACTCCATTGTGTTCAGAGACACCACCTTCCTCGAAAACCCAGACGACAAAGATCCCAGCTGCAA caCTGAATATGGGATCTATGAACCGAACTGCGGGCTGGACAAAGTCCTCATGTCCTGGGGCCATGATG AGTATCTCTACAGAGTTCTGAAGTTCAACAAGTGCCagatcccagaggag GGTCTGTACATGATCCGGTTCCACTCATTCTACCCCTGGCACTCCGGCGGGGACTACATGCATCTCTGCAACGACAAAGACCTGAGTATGATCCCCTGGGTCCAAGAGTTCAA CAAATTTGACCTGTACACAAAGACCACCGACATGCCCGATGTTGACGAGCTGAAGAGCTACTACCAGTCTCTGATTGACAAGTACTGTCCTGGAATACTGAAGTGGTGA
- the LOC133009140 gene encoding beta-1,4-N-acetylgalactosaminyltransferase 3-like yields MSIDSPLTRLRLKDKWLMFGSVLLLGTVTVYLGMIGTEAWNDNASLKTYSVSNIWRKSISDNWYKGRANLHAFEDWCGKSIAELRKNPHYPLYPHSRSTVLKLAVIPKWTNYGLRIFGYLHPYTDGEFVFALSSQDNSELWLSTDDSPLNLELLGWVGKTGTEWTAPGEFEKYVSQISRPLWCFLQRKYFFELLHKQDHEGTDHVEVGSRFTVIESKHISLYVDESAMVVGDVEHIPQTAASHSNTNQSSSTVDMLREDPRDVLFHVPLINSKFLQDVLPDCEYKPSYTYKGSHLGRYQGLNYVKSSFIYPNDHTRLTQMESVKSCFYQANILENSYMNLDSPDLHTDRNQNLMGEKSGDYYETDDETFAEKFRQVLLSLPVHEDDTKPHPQKTQIVSEEQRIVKRSLKLLQVKNDVNQHWRQTFQINNVDYRAHNSDAMEMSCNIAGSLLINSNDVLPVVKDFMDKLNKEHEGQFTLVKRVDHAKGIRYLLELLLKDMKGQMLRLSQYVYATTSQPEPVLCNPVAFSWNPLATVHIIVPVKNQARWVHKLITEMEKVFRESGDTNFNLIVTDYDSSDMDVEKALKKSSLHRYQYLKLRGNFQRSAGLQAGIDLIKDPHSIVFLCDLHLQFPTSIINSIRKHSVEGHMAFAPIVLRLDCGSSPLEARGFWEVQGFGLLGIYKSDLDAVGGMNTREFTDRWGGEDWELLDRIIKSKLEVDRIYLRNFFHYFHSKRGMWSEQL; encoded by the exons ATGTCGATAGATTCCCCCCTGACGAGGCTGCGTCTCAAAGACAAGTGGCTCATGTTCGGCTCGGTCTTGCTGCTCGGAACTGTGACAGTCTACCTTGGGATGATCGGTACTGAGGCTTGGAACGATAACGCAA GCCTGAAAACTTACAGTGTCAGCAACATCTGGAGGAAATCCATTTCTGACAACTGG tATAAGGGACGGGCCAATCTGCACGCGTTTGAGGACTGGTGCGGCAAATCTATAGCTGAGCTCCGCAAGAACCCGCACTACCCGCTGTATCCTCAC TCCAGAAGTACAGTACTGAAGCTGGCCGTCATTCCTAAGTGGACTAACTATGGACTCAGGATATTTGGCTATCTGCATCCATATACTGACG GAgagtttgtttttgctttgagCTCTCAAGACAACTCTGAGTTGTGGCTAAGCACAGACGACTCCCCCCTCAATTTGGAGTTACTGGGATGGGTTGGAAAG ACTGGCACAGAGTGGACCGCCCCTGGCGAGTTTGAGAAATATGTTAGTCAGATATCCAGACCA CTTTGGT GCTTTCTGCAGAGGAAGTACTTTTTTGAACTTCTCCACAAGCAGGACCATGAAGGGACAGACCATGTGGAGGTAGGCTCCAGATTCACGGTTATTGAATCCAAGCACATCTCTCTCTATGTTG ATGAGTCTGCTATGGTAGTGGGTGATGTTGAACACATACCTCAGACGGCTGCAAGCCACTCCAACACGAATCAGAGCAGCTCTACAGTCGACATGCTGAGGGAAGACCCACGAGACGTTCTCTTCCATG TGCCTCTGATAAACAGCAAGTTCCTACAAGATGTTTTGCCCGACTGCGAGTACAAACCCAGCTACACATACAAAGGTTCTCATCTGGGCCGCTATCAAGGACTAAATTAT GTCAAATCGTCCTTCATCTACCCTAATGACCATACCCGACTCACACAAATGGAGTCCGTGAAAAGCTGCTTCTACCAAGCCAACATCTTGGAAAA CTCCTACATGAATCTAGACAGTCCTgacctgcacacagacagaa ATCAGAACCTGATGGGGGAGAAATCGGGAGACTACTATGAAACAGATGATGAGACTTTTGCTGAGAAATTCCGGCAGGTACTCCTGTCCTTACCCGTGCATGAAGACGACACAAAGCCTCATCCTCAGAAGACCCAAATTGTgagtgaggagcagaggattGTAAAAAGATCACTAAAGCTCCTGCAGGTAAAGAATGATGTCAACCAGCACTGGAGGCAGACCTTCCAGATCAACAACGTGGACTATCGGGCACATAATTCAGATGCAATGGAAATGAGTTGCAATATTGCTGGCAGTCTGCTTATCAACTCCAATGATGTTCTGCCAGTGGTCAAGGATTTCATGGACAAACTCAACAAAGAACATGAAGG GCAGTTCACGTTGGTGAAGCGTGTGGACCATGCCAAAGGAATCCGCTAcctcctggagctgctgctgaaggacaTGAAGGGCCAAATGCTGCGTCTGTCACAATACGTCTACGCTACGACTAGCCAACCTGAGCCGGTGCTGTGTAACCCAGTGGCCTTCAGCTGGAATCCTCTTGCCACCGTCCACATCATAGTTCCAG TGAAAAACCAGGCTCGGTGGGTGCACAAGCTGATTACTGAAATGGAGAAAGTGTTCAGAGAATCTGGAGACACCAACTTCAACCTCATTGTCACTGACTACGACAGCTCTGACATGGACGTGGAGAAGGCTCTAAAGAAGTCGTCACTCCACAg GTACCAGTATCTGAAGCTGAGAGGAAACTTCCAGCGCTCTGCTGGTCTGCAAGCAGGAATCGACCTTATAAAA GATCCACACAGCATAGTGTTTCTTTGTGACCTCCACCTCCAATTCCCTACCTCCATAATCAACAGCATCAGGAAACACTCTGTGGAGGGACACATGGCCTTTGCTCCCATAGTCTTGAGACTGGACTGTGGGTCATCACCACTGGAGGCCAGAG
- the miox gene encoding inositol oxygenase isoform X1: protein MRREGPDPSLAYRLNLEKNDNTDYRIFEGSRQSVLEDQHSSCKDFITMRVISIGPDPSLAYRPNLEKNVNKEKEDFRNFETGSLIDRVFRTYKLMHTNQTLDFVKKKHLEWTGCSHSQMGIMDAVMSLDQVVDESDPDVDFPNSFHAFQTAEGIREAHPDKDWFHLVGLIHDVGKIMALWDEPQWAVVGDTFPVGCKYQNSIVFRDTTFLENPDDKDPSCNTEYGIYEPNCGLDKVLMSWGHDEYLYRVLKFNKCQIPEEGLYMIRFHSFYPWHSGGDYMHLCNDKDLSMIPWVQEFNKFDLYTKTTDMPDVDELKSYYQSLIDKYCPGILKW, encoded by the exons ATGCGCAGGGAG GGTCCAGACCCATCTCTGGCATATCGGCTGAACTTGGAGAAGAATGACAACACAGACTACAGAATCTTTGAG GGAAGCAGACAGTCAGTCTTAGAGGATCAACACAGCAGCTGCAAAGACTTCATCACCATGAGGGTCATTAGTATC GGTCCAGACCCATCTCTGGCATATCGACCGAATTTGGAGAAGAATGTAAACAAAGAGAAGGAAGACTTCAGGAACTTTGAG ACTGGAAGCCTCATTGACCGAGTCTTCAGGACGTATAAGTTGATGCACACCAACCAAACCCTGGACTTTGTAAAGAAAAAG CACCTTGAGTGGACCGGCTGCAGCCACAGTCAGATGGGGATAATGGACGCTGTCATGTCCCTGGACCAGGTGGTGGATGAGTCCGACCCTGACGTGGACTTCCCCAACTCCTTTCACGCCTTCCAGACCGCAGAAGGCATCCGCGAAGCCCACCCTGACAAAG ACTGGTTCCACTTGGTGGGTCTGATTCATGATGTCGGGAAGATCATGGCTCTTTGGGACGAACCTCAG TGGGCTGTAGTGGGCGACACCTTCCCTGTGGGATGCAAGTACCAAAACTCCATTGTGTTCAGAGACACCACCTTCCTCGAAAACCCAGACGACAAAGATCCCAGCTGCAA caCTGAATATGGGATCTATGAACCGAACTGCGGGCTGGACAAAGTCCTCATGTCCTGGGGCCATGATG AGTATCTCTACAGAGTTCTGAAGTTCAACAAGTGCCagatcccagaggag GGTCTGTACATGATCCGGTTCCACTCATTCTACCCCTGGCACTCCGGCGGGGACTACATGCATCTCTGCAACGACAAAGACCTGAGTATGATCCCCTGGGTCCAAGAGTTCAA CAAATTTGACCTGTACACAAAGACCACCGACATGCCCGATGTTGACGAGCTGAAGAGCTACTACCAGTCTCTGATTGACAAGTACTGTCCTGGAATACTGAAGTGGTGA
- the lmf2a gene encoding lipase maturation factor 2a — MGEIVLPRRMFLWSMSLIYLAAFVSLYVQIPGLYGNDGLLPARWQLPYSGKTLNEQLLSSPTLLWLGPRLGLDTHAAMELLCLIGAALSLAATLVEALRDSVVFFCLWALYLSMYQVGQVFLYFQWDNLLLETGFLCILVAPLTIIRGSRGVREHDRVTFWLTRWLLFRLMFASGVVKLTSRCPTWWGLTALTYHYETQCIPTPLAWFAHHLPVWWQKFSVVGTFVIEIAAPFLFFSPLRRLRLGSFYLQVLLQVLIILSGNYNFFNLLTLALSLSLLDDQHVLFWLRRADTTDNNKSRLWAWLCYLVELAVWSLIVFGSIMCFDLKMDTAKNAISSRTAVTFHQFNQFLKTVTIPSIWIGVLSLTWEMITAMFRCACVSGFLKRFCGTVQWTVLAAAAAAMFTVSLVPYTYMERDSHARLWPGVRRTYELVDRYQLVNSYGLFRRMTGVGGRPEVVIEGSHDGIAWTEIEFMYKPGNLSAPPSVVTPHQPRLDWQMWFAALGPHTQAPWFSSLMYRLLQGKRDVIELIQTDVSQYPFHQQPPAYVRAHRYRYWFTQPKADGSYPQRWWRRVYDEEFYPTVHLGHMELESMLNQHGLKDKSPPRPMSNRTVAKAVRWVRSQVRGVPAHTLIWTLIACSATLCLLQGLLKGNKETPLTHEAAATVNDHTGKSDDLKEEEEDEEEHSEDEEEEKDHVGEDEEGEEEEGEEEEDEEDDKEKDEIVQKEKF, encoded by the exons ATGGGGGAAATAGTCCTACCGAGGCGCATGTTCCTCTGGAGCATGTCTCTCATCTACTTGGCCGCCTTCGTGTCCCTGTACGTTCAGATACCAG gtCTCTATGGCAACGACGGGCTGTTGCCGGCCCGTTGGCAGCTGCCATACAGCGGTAAGACCCTCAACGAGCAGCTGCTGTCCTCTCCCACCCTGCTGTGGCTCGGACCCCGGCTCGGCCTGGACACGCACGCTGCCATGGAGCTGCTGTGTCTCATCGGGGCGGCGCTGAGCCTCGCCGCCACGCTGGTGGAGGCTCTGCGAGACAGCGTGGTTTTCTTCTGCCTCTGGGCCTTGTACCTGTCCATGTACCAG GTGGGCCAAGTGTTCCTCTACTTCCAGTG GGACAACCTGCTCCTAGAGACCGGGTTCCTCTGTATCCTCGTTGCTCCACTGACAATAATCCGAGGGTCACGAGGGGTCAGGGAGCACGATCGCGTGACCTTCTGGCTGACCCGCTGGCTTCTCTTCCGGCTCATGTTTGCCTCTGGTGTGGTGAAGCTCACATCGCGCTGTCCCACCTGGTGGGGCCTGACAG CTTTGACGTATCACTATGAGACTCAGTGTATTCCCACACCTCTGGCCTGGTTTGCCCACCATTTGCCTGTGTGGTGGCAGAAGTTCAGCGTGGTGGGAACCTTTGTCATCGAGATCGCTGCACCTTTTTTGTTCTTCAGTCCTCTACGTCGGCTTAGACTCGGCTCGTTTTACTTGCAG gtgctgctgcaggtgctCATCATCTTGTCCGGAAACTACAACTTCTTCAACCTGCTGACGTTGGCACTCAGCCTGTCACTTCTGGATGATCAGCATGTACTATTCTGGCTACGCAGGGCAGACACGACCGACAACAATA AGTCCCGACTGTGGGCGTGGCTGTGTTATCTAGTGGAACTGGCAGTTTGGTCCCTCATAGTCTTTGGATCAATTATGTGCTTTGATCTGAAGATGGATACGGCGAAGAATGCCATCTCCTCCAGGACAG CAGTCACATTTCACCAGTTTAACCAGTTTCTGAAGACTGTCACAATCCCCTCTATCTGGATTGgggttctctctctcacctgggAAATGATAACAGCGATGTTCAG GTGTGCATGCGTCTCTGGTTTCCTGAAGAGGTTTTGTGGCACCGTTCAGTGGACCgtgctcgctgctgctgctgctgccatgttCACTGTCAGTCTG GTGCCCTACACCTATATGGAGCGTGACTCTCATGCCAGGTTGTGGCCAGGAGTGCGTCGGACCTATGAGCTTGTGGATCGCTACCAGCTGGTCAACTCGTACGGCCTCTTCAGAAGAATGACAGGTGTTGGCGGGCGGCCAGAAGTGGTCATCGAGGGAAGCCATGATGGAATCGCGTGGACT GAGATTGAGTTCATGTATAAGCCCGGGAACCTAAGTGCACCCCCCTCTGTGGTGACGCCTCACCAGCCCAGGTTGGACTGGCAGATGTGGTTTGCTGCCCTTGGTCCTCACACACAGGCTCCGTGGTTCAGCAGCCTCATGTACAGACTGCTGCAGGGAAAGAGAGATG tgatcGAGTTGATTCAGACGGATGTGTCTCAGTATCCGTTCCACCAGCAGCCTCCTGCCTACGTCCGAGCTCATCGCTACAGATACTGGTTCACTCAACCCAAAGCTGATGG TTCTTACCCACAGCGCTGGTGGAGGAGGGTCTATGATGAAGAATTCTATCCCACAGTGCACCTGGGCCACATGGAGCTGGAGAGCATGCTCAATCAGCACGGACTCAAG GACAAATCGCCACCACGTCCCATGTCCAACAGGACCGTTGCCAAGGCAGTGAGGTGGGTGCGCTCTCAGGTCAGGGGAGTTCCTGCCCACACACTAATCTGGACCCTCATTGCCTGCAGCGCcaccctctgtctcctccagggATTGCTTAAAGGGAACAAAGAGACCCCACTTACTCATGAGGCTGCTGCGACTGTGAACGATCATACAGGAAAATCAGATGATcttaaggaggaggaggaagacgaagaagagcacagtgaagatgaggaagaagagaaggaccATGTTGGTGAAGacgaagagggagaagaagaggagggcgaggaggaggaggatgaggaggatgacaaagaaaaagatgagATTGTccaaaaggaaaagttttga
- the miox gene encoding inositol oxygenase isoform X2: MRLIRIGPDPSLAYRLNLEKNDNTDYRIFEGSRQSVLEDQHSSCKDFITMRVISIGPDPSLAYRPNLEKNVNKEKEDFRNFETGSLIDRVFRTYKLMHTNQTLDFVKKKHLEWTGCSHSQMGIMDAVMSLDQVVDESDPDVDFPNSFHAFQTAEGIREAHPDKDWFHLVGLIHDVGKIMALWDEPQWAVVGDTFPVGCKYQNSIVFRDTTFLENPDDKDPSCNTEYGIYEPNCGLDKVLMSWGHDEYLYRVLKFNKCQIPEEGLYMIRFHSFYPWHSGGDYMHLCNDKDLSMIPWVQEFNKFDLYTKTTDMPDVDELKSYYQSLIDKYCPGILKW, translated from the exons ATGAGGCTCATAAGGATT GGTCCAGACCCATCTCTGGCATATCGGCTGAACTTGGAGAAGAATGACAACACAGACTACAGAATCTTTGAG GGAAGCAGACAGTCAGTCTTAGAGGATCAACACAGCAGCTGCAAAGACTTCATCACCATGAGGGTCATTAGTATC GGTCCAGACCCATCTCTGGCATATCGACCGAATTTGGAGAAGAATGTAAACAAAGAGAAGGAAGACTTCAGGAACTTTGAG ACTGGAAGCCTCATTGACCGAGTCTTCAGGACGTATAAGTTGATGCACACCAACCAAACCCTGGACTTTGTAAAGAAAAAG CACCTTGAGTGGACCGGCTGCAGCCACAGTCAGATGGGGATAATGGACGCTGTCATGTCCCTGGACCAGGTGGTGGATGAGTCCGACCCTGACGTGGACTTCCCCAACTCCTTTCACGCCTTCCAGACCGCAGAAGGCATCCGCGAAGCCCACCCTGACAAAG ACTGGTTCCACTTGGTGGGTCTGATTCATGATGTCGGGAAGATCATGGCTCTTTGGGACGAACCTCAG TGGGCTGTAGTGGGCGACACCTTCCCTGTGGGATGCAAGTACCAAAACTCCATTGTGTTCAGAGACACCACCTTCCTCGAAAACCCAGACGACAAAGATCCCAGCTGCAA caCTGAATATGGGATCTATGAACCGAACTGCGGGCTGGACAAAGTCCTCATGTCCTGGGGCCATGATG AGTATCTCTACAGAGTTCTGAAGTTCAACAAGTGCCagatcccagaggag GGTCTGTACATGATCCGGTTCCACTCATTCTACCCCTGGCACTCCGGCGGGGACTACATGCATCTCTGCAACGACAAAGACCTGAGTATGATCCCCTGGGTCCAAGAGTTCAA CAAATTTGACCTGTACACAAAGACCACCGACATGCCCGATGTTGACGAGCTGAAGAGCTACTACCAGTCTCTGATTGACAAGTACTGTCCTGGAATACTGAAGTGGTGA